GGGTGAGATGACCAGAACCTCTTTCAGTCACATGGTGAATTGCCTCTTCAAGGATTTGGCTTCTGTCCGCCTTGAGCGGTCTGCGCGACCGCATGGGGCGCAAGCCCGATGGTCAGGATGCCCTCGGCCACGGAGATGGAGCGAATGCCCCCTGCCAGGGCGGCGGAGATCTTGAACCCTGCGTTGGTTTTGGCGGCGAGGGCGGCGCGATCGAAGCCCGGGAGATGAGGCGCCTTGGCCGCCATGTTCGTGGCCCCTCCTCTGAGGGCCGCCGTCAGCGCCAGGACGATGACGCGGGCCCCATTTTTCCCCATCACCTTGCCGAAGCGGTGCCCCGCGTCTTTCAGTTCATCGAAGGAAATGGCTTTCTCCACGCTGGCGGTCAGGCGCCCCCAGCCGTCAACCATGCCGAAGAAGCCGTCGAGCCCCAGGTACGCGACGAGGTAGGCCGTGAGCGCCAACGCCACCTGTTGGGTCATGGGCGCGGGATTTGTGAGCAGGGGCATGTAAGCCCCCATCGCCGAGGTCACCATCGCCTTGAAGGCCAAGGGGTTGAGGGTCTCCCTCACCACGCCCTGCACGTCTCCCCACACGCTGTCCCACGCGAAGCTGAGGGCCAGATCTCGCCGGGCTCTTGAATCCATCAGGTTCAGGCCATCGCCGAGCAGGGTGAAGCAGTCCTCGGGGCTCCTCTGCCGGGCGCACCACCGCCGGTAGTCCCCCGGCCTTCCGTTCTCCGCATTCCACGAGGTGGGCCGGTAGTGAGAGGACTCGGCCGCTTGCGCGTGGAGAGGGAGGCGCATGTCCAGCACGAGCTGGGTGAGTGCTTTCTCGAATTCCTCCTCCTGAATCTCGATGGGCTTCGCGTTCTTCGGTGGGCTGTAGACGATGGGCTCGCCGTGTCCCGTGTCCAAGCGCACCACCCGCGACGCCGTACAGCCCGTCCAGAAGAACCCCAGCAGGAACACTGCCACCCAGTTCCACTTCATCGCGGCCTCCCATGCCTGTGCTGGCTCACATGGACGAAGCCTCACACGTGAGGCTGACGTCCGAGGCGACTGCACAGGCACCGGCCTTGGGAGACTTCAGGGCACGGTGTTGACCGAGCCCGCGGGCAGCGCCGTGCCGGAGGGCCACAGCACATAGGCGGCGCCTGCCGAGTGGCGCCACGCCTGCCAGAGCTCGTCCCGCTTGTACGTCACCCCGACCTTGTCATCGCTCGGGAAGGCCGGGTCGTTGCACACGACGTCTCCCTGGGGGGTGAAGCCTTTCACCACGATGAGGTGTCCGTCCGAGCTGTAGGCCGCCGAACCCGTGAGCGTTCCCGGCGTGTAGGCGATGCTGATGCTCACGGGGATACCCGCGGCGATGAACCGCTCCACCTGGGAGAACGCGTCGAGCCGCACCACCGCGCCGTGCAGGGCGCCCTCGCCCCGGGCGGCCGCGTAGGCGGTGTTGAAGCTCCAGTTGCCCGTGCCCCGGTACACCTCGTCATAGACGTTCGCGGCGGCGGTGGGCACCGGTTCGGCCAGGTCGTTGCGGCCCAGCTTCCGGTTCCAATAGCCCAGCAGCATCGTGGTGGAGGTGGGCGAGCACCACACCGGCCCTCCGTTCGGGTAGGGCATCTGCGAGAGGCCCGGCACGTCCAGCACCGTCCCCCACGCGGTTTGATCCGACGCGGCATCCACCGGCATGCGCGTCCCGTCGCTCAGCGCCACCGAGAGCGCCCGGACGCGCGGGCTCACCCCGGGCTGGGTGGAGTAGAGCCACACCGTGGCGCGCAGGGCCTCCGCCTTCCGCTTGAGCATGAGCGTGTCGGTGAGCACGCGTCCCTGGGAGTCCTCCTGTCCATCGACGCTGCGCCGGGAGACGGTGCCCTTGTCGAGTGCCCAGGGGCCGAAGTCGTAGTCCTTCGTCCAGGTGCCCTCCACACGCGCGGCGAGCGTCACCCGCACCCACGTTCCGGGCGGGGTGAGCGCGTCATAAGAGGGAATGGCGCTGTCGAAGCCGCCGGCGATGGCCTGCTCAGCCAGGACCGCCGAGCCCACGCGGTAGCGCTCGATGGGGGGCGTGCCAGGTGCGCCGCCCGCGGGAAAGGGCGTGGTGCCCAGCGGGGCCTCCGCGTCCAGCTCCAGGGCGCCATCGGGGGCCAGCACCGTGCCCTGCCGGTGGAAGCGGTCGAAGTCCTTTGCCGCCGCGCTGCTTCTCCAGAAACGTGCCACGGGGGCCTCCTCGGGGGACTCATTCCCGGGCGAGCGGGAGGTCCTGGCACAGGCGGCCAGCAGGATGGTGGTGCACAGACAGAGGATTCGGATTCGCACGGGGTGACAAGGCCTCCGCCAGTCGTAGGAACGCACAGGGGGCCGCATCGTAATGCGATTCGCCGGGGAGGCGTAGGCGGTGCGGCCCGGTCTGTGGCTCGGGAGACGAAAGGCACGGGCAAGGGCGCCGCGAGGGACCGGCCGATTCCTTGCCCACTCCCGAGGGGTCCGTATCGTTCCGCCCATGGACAAGCCCTATCTCGTCTCACAGTTGGGTGAGCGGCTCCGTTCAGCCCTTCAGACTGCCCACCGGGCCCACTCGGGAGCCCGCGCGGATGCGCGCTCCGGCGCGGCCCGCGCCATCAACCTCGCCCGGGGCACCGCTCAGCGGGACACCCAGGCCCGCGCCGCGCTCGATGCGCTCGATGCGTTTCATCCCCGGCCCCTGCGCAAGGGCGAGCGCATCGGTCTGGGCGCCGTCGTCGAGGTGGAGAACGAGGAGATGGGGCAGACGTTCTTCATCGCCCCCGTGGGCGCCGGCGAGGAGCTGACGCTGCCCGGTGGAGACGGGCACATGCGGGTGATTACCCCCGTATCGCCCTTCGGCCGCGCCCTGATGGGCAAGCGGCCCGGCGATGTCGTCGAGGTCGTCATCCAAGGTGAGCCGGTGGACTGGACCATCACCTTCGCCGCCTGAGGCCTCTTTCCTTGCCGCTTGGCCTGGTCAAGCAACTGGTCGTGTCCCTCCAGTGCTTCGAGCCACTGCTGACCAGTCAGGAGTGCCGCATTCTTCCGGGCCCAAGCGCCGGTCCGCCCAAGTGGCTGTTTTTATAGGCTTCAGTCCAGGGCTCTCATTTCAAGCGCCCCTATTCGCTGCTCCTGAGTCAGTGACGGAAATGACCGTGAGTATCTCCGGACTCCGAGCTGCTACTTCGAGCGCGCGGGTCCCCGAGAACATGAGGCCCTCGCTGTGTAGTAGGCTGAGCACCTCTTCGAGGTTCCGATGGGGGGTACAGCATGGAAGCCAATCACCTGCTCGAACTGGTCAAGCGGTTCAATGAGAATCGCGAGTACATCACCAATGAGGAGACCGCCAAGATGGCACTGGTGGTCCCCTTCATCCGGTTGCTTGGGTACGACCCCAACACTCCCAAAGAGGTCCGGCTCGAATACGCGGCGGAGTTTACCCAGGGCGATGGGAAGCGCCTTCCGGACCGGATGGATTTCGCCATCTTCGACCAGAGTGGCGCCAAGCCCTTGATGGTGATCGAGACCAAGCCGTTGGGAACGGACCTGATGGCCAAGTCTCAGCAACTGGCCCGGTACATCGCTCAAATGGCGGAACTCCACTTCGGGATCATCACCGATGGTTGCCACTATCTGTTCTTCGGGGACCTCGAAAACCCCAACCAGATGGACAGCGAGCCGTTCTTCAGCTTCTCGCTCGAAGACACCAAGACCGATTGGTCGAAGGTCGCCAAGTTTCTCTCGAAGTTCAGCCGGGAGTCCTTCAACGCGGAAACCCTGGTGACCGATGCGGAGAACAGCCGCTACCGCCAGGCCATGATCGACAGGCTCGCGGCAGCCCTGAAGTCTCCCGCGGAAAATGAAGGCTTCATGCGGTGGCTGACCGAGGAGGTCTACAAGGGCAAGCGGACCGGCGCGGTGATGACGCGCCTGGGAGAGGTGGCGAAGGAGGCCATTGAGCCCGCCCTGCTCCGCGTCATGGGGGATGACTTCCTCGACAAGCTCAAGGAGCGCATTCAGCGTCTCCGCGAGACCGGCGATTCCCCGGCGGAATCCACTCAGAACGTCCTCAAGCCCGATTCGGCCAAGCCTTTCGATGAGGTGAAGGGGAGTTCCGGTGAGGAAAAGCAGCGCATGGCCGTGGAGACGACGCAGGAAGAACTCGACTTCTTCGCGCTCATCCGGGACATCTGCGCCAAGGGGGGGACGAATCCCGAGGAGATCCTCTACCGGGATACCACCGCCTACTTCAACATTTCCTATCGCAAGCCCACTAAGTGGTTCTTGCGCTTCTTCAGCAATGCGAAGCGCAAAAGCGTCGTCACCTGGGTGCCCGCTGCGGAAGCCAAGCAGCTGGTCTCTGGATTCGTGATTGAAGACGCCCCCGCTGCGCTGGGACTTTCCCGGGTCTACTTGGAGAACATCGCTCAAATCTGGGCGTTGAAGGCCCTCGTCCTGAGGAGCTTGGAACTCTCCAAGGTCAGCAAGGAGGATGCACCGGGTGAGGTTGCGGCACTGCCTGCTTCCCCTCTCAAGGAGGTGGCACCCGTCTGATGCCTTCGAAGCATCGGGTGGCCCTCTGCGCAGAACACCCTGGGCGAAGCCTTGATGGAAGGCATCGTCCAGGAAAGGGGTCGGCCTACCTGAAGAGCTCCTCCAAGAAGTTCTGGAGGGACACCCAGGAGCGCCGGTCCGCCTCGGCGCGGTAGCTCATGCCTTTCTGCCGGTCATTCGCCTGCGGGTTGGTGAAGGCGTGGGTGGTCTGGCCGTAGGCGTGGATCTGCCAGTCGCAGCCCTTGGCGGTCAGTTCGTCCGCAAGCGCGCGGACGTCCTCCGGTTTGGCGAGCGGGTCTTCCCAGCCGTGGAGCGCCAGCACCTTGGCGGTGATCCGGTCGAGCGTTGGCACGGGGGATGGCGTGAACACCCCGTGGAACGGGGCGGCCCCCAGGATGTCGGTGCGCGTTCGCGCCAGATCGAGCGCGCACAGGCCTCCGAAGCAGAAGCCAATCGCGGCGAGCCGGGCCGAATCGACCTCCTTGCGCGCCTTGAGGGCATCGGCCGCGGCTCCCAGCCGCGCCTGGAGCAACGCTCGATTCTGGAGGAGCGCGTTCATCAATCCGAAGTTGTCGGGGTTGGGGGCGGCTCTTGCGGCAATGCCATAGGGATCCAGCACTATCGCCGCATAACCGAGCGCCGCCAGCCGCCCGGCGCGCTCTTCCTCGAAGGGCGTAGGGCCTCGCACGGTGGGCGACACCAACACGCCGGGCAACGGGCCCTTCACCGCATCGTCCCAGGTCAGGAAGGCGGCCGATTCGACGCCTCCCGCGTCATAGGAGAACCGCTGTGACTGGATTGCCATGGTTCATCCTTCGCAGGTGATGCGGCGCAGGGCCGCTGAAGAACAGGTATCACGAGGGCTTTCGTGCCCAAACCGAGGCCGTTACCGCGCGACACAGTTCATCCGAACTTGTCCGGGGCGTGCCCGCTCATACTCGACTTGGCACCGAAGTCCTTCCGGGCACGGAGTGCTCTGGCAGTTGTCCCCTTGGACCTCGGCGCATGCGGAGGCGGATTCTTCATACCGGATGCAGTGCTGTCCGGCCGGGCAGCCTTGCCGCTCACACGAGGGGAGGCACACGGGCTCTAGGGCCGTTTCTGCACAGAAGAAGCCGACGGGGCAGGCGTCTGTGGCGCCGCTCTGGCATGGCCGTGCGCACCAACCCTCTTTCCCTCCACACAGCAGTCCAGCCGCGCACGCCGCCTCCAGATTTTTCGCGAGCGCGAGGCACCGCTCCCCTTCCTGCCGTCTGCCAATGGGAACGCAGAACCTCACCAGCGGTCCTTCTCCCTCGGTCGCAACAGGCCGGCAGACTTGCCCTTGCGGGCACTGCAGATCCGTCAGGCACTGACTGTCGGTGCAGTACTGCGTGAAGATCCGGGTGTCCCAGACACAACCCAGCGGCGCCTCACAAGGACGGCCAGGTCCGCATGAACGGCGATAGGTGCTCAACTTCGTCCGCATCTCCGTATCGAGAACGGGGCTGATTCTTCTGCCTCCCGGTGCGGTTTCGGGAGAGGTGGGCCGAAGCGCACCGGCCATCAAGAGAATGAGCGGTATTGGCAGGAGTCCTCCCGCCAAACCTACCAGCACCGTCTTCCTGCTCATCCGCCGCACTGCTCTCGACACTCCTGAGAGTGTTCCTTTCCGTCCGCGCAGAATCGCTCCTCTTCTTCCTCGGAGCAGCGGCTGTGAACACGCTCAAGCATGTCCTTGTGGACGGCCCTGTCGACATGTCCTCCCTTGCCGAACTCTGATGGGCAGCCGGTGAGCGCCAAGAGCCCAAGCGCTCCCAGCGCAGCCCAATTCCCTCTCTCCCGTCGAGACGGCATCCCCAGGGAGCGCCACGTTCGAACCGAAGTGAAGAACATGAATCCGAAGTTTACCTCAAGGACTGGCCTCGCTGCGGAACCATGGGCGCTGGCAATGGCTGTTATTTCGTCATCTCTCGCAGCAGTTGGTAGACGAACTCGGCTCCAGGTTGCAGGGAGGCCACCGGGACGCGCTCATTGGGCGCATGGGCCGTGCGCGCGTCCTCGGGCGTCAGCGCGAAGAGGTCGATGCCGTACGCGTGGATTCCCGCCCGGCGCAGCATCGCGGATTCGGTGGTGCCCGTGGACTGGCGGGGGATGACCGGCACACCCGGCCACACGCGCGCCGCCGCAGCCTTGGCGGCCCGGAACATCGCGTTGTCTCCCACGGGTGACATGGGCGAGTCGGGCGCTCGCGTGTTCATCTCTACGTCGATGGAGGGGTCTGCCACCGCGGCCACGAGCCGAGCATGGAGCGCCTGCACATCCTCGTCCGGGAGCAGCCGGCAGTTGAGGGTGGCCTCCGCCGTCGCCGGAATCACGTTGGAGCGGGTGCCCGCGTGGAACACCGTCGGCACGCACGTGGTGCGCATCACCGCCGCCAGCGCCGGATCCAGCCGCGCCACCGTGTCCACGGCCTCCTGGGGCGGGGCTTCCGGCGAGGCGGCAATGCGCTTCAAGGCCTCGCCCAGCTCGCCCTCCGTCATGGGCGCGCGGGCTTGAATGTGCAACCGCGCGGCGGGCGTCAGCCGGGCGGGGAAGGGGAGGGCGCCCACGCGCGCCACGGCCGCCGCCAGGCGCACCAGCGGATTGGGCGCCACCGGGGGCGCGGAGGAGTGGCCTCCCGGGCCCGTCGCCTTCAGCACCACGTTCCGGGAGACCCGCTCCGCGGCCTGAAGCGCCACGAATCGCACCCGGCCGCGGTCCTCGCTCAGCTCGGTCAGTCCTCCTTCATTGAGGGCGAACTCTGCCTCTCTCAGCTCCGGACGGTTCGCCAGCATCCACTCCAGGCCATGGCCTGCCCCCACCTCTTCGTCCGCCCCCAGGTACAAGAGGATGTCGCGTGAGCGCGGCCCCCCCTCCCGCTGGAGCCGCCGCAGCGCCAGCACACTCGCGGCCGCCATGCCCTTGTTGTCCTGCACGCCCCGCCCGTACAGGAAGCCGTCCCGCTCGGTGAGCGCCCACGGATCCGTGGCCCACTCCTCCCTCCGGGCAGGCACCGTGTCCAGGTGGGCCAGGACAAGCAGGGGCCGCCCGTTGCCCGTTCCCTTCAGCCGGGCCAGCAGGTTGCCGCGTCCGGGCGCGGGCTCGAACAGCGCCACCTCGATGTTTGCCTCGCGCAGCCACTGCCCGGCAATGCGTGCCGCTGCCGTCTCGTTCCCGGGCGGGTTGGAGGTGTCCACCGCGATCAGCTCGGAGAGCAGCGTGCGCATCTCCGCCTGCGCTCGCGGGGCTTCGGACGGCGTCCTCCCGGAGGCATGACCGCACCCGAGGGCAATGAGACCAAGGCACAGGGACAGGGCTCGCATCCATTCACCCTAAGCCATCTGGACTCCGTTCAGGAGCAATCTCCCCGCCGAGCCCAGAGAGAACTGGCTCCGGTTGGCTTAGCATCGCGGATGGTGCCGCCAGCTCCATGAAGGGAACCGTCATGCGTCCAGTCTTCATCGCTTTGTGTCTGCTGACCTTCGCCGGGGCCTCGCGGGCCGAGGCCGCCCGCAGCGCCGTCGCACTCATTTGGAAAGGTTCCAAGGACAAGGCCGAGGCCGAGGCCCAAAAAGCCACCTGGGGCCCCCTCGAGGGGTTGCTGGAAAAGACGGGCCTCCTCCTCCCGGAAGGCCATCCCAGGCTCGTCCAGAGCAGGACCGTGCCGGGCCTCAAGCCAGGCTTCTGGGTCTGGCTCCTCGGCACCTGCTCACCCGGCGATGCACCGCCCCTCCTCGAACGGTTCCAGCGGCTCGCTCCTGGCACGTATGGCCGGGAGGTGAAGGTGCCCGGGAAGACGCTCGCCTGCCCCAAGCAAGAAGGCCCTCCCGTGGAAGCCCGCGACGAGCTCCTCAAGCTGCCCTCGGGCGCGACGCTGCGTGTGTTCACCCGCGAGGAGCCCGCCTCCGAGGACGTGGAGGACGAGGACTCGGAAGGCGCCTGGGATCGCAGCTCGCAGACCCGGTACCACTTCGTTCTCTTCGGCAAGAGCGGCGATGTGGTGGACAGGGTGGACGTGGTGGGGGACGAGACCGTCGACAAGGGAGACCCTGCCCGCGGGCCCACGTCCTACCGTTGCGATGTCACGGGCATCGAGGCCTCGGGGGACACGGCGCTGGTCCTCACCCGCCACTGCAGCGCCGGGGGCAGCGGCGAGTGCGGCGCCCTCGTGTCCGCGGACGAGGTCATCACCGTGAAGGTGCAGCCGGACCGCAGCGTGTCCGCCAGCGAGGCGAAGCGCCAGAACGCCGAATACGGTGAGTGCGGCTGACCGCGCTCACGGAAGCGGGTAGACGGTGATGCGCGGGTGACGGAGAGGGCGAGGGGAGGCCCTCAGAGCGGCTGAACGCGCTCCACCCAACGTCCCGTGGCGAGCAGCTCCTGGAACTCCTCTCCCAGTTGCTCACTGGCCTGCCGCACCGTGTTCCAGTGGCGGATCCGCTCCGCATCGCCGAACCGGACGAAGTCCTCCCGGTCGGGAATCTTTCCGTGCGGCAGGCGCGAGACGAACGCCTCGGACGGCGACAGCAGGAGCGCGCGCTGGAAGTGCCGCGACAGGCTCCACCGCCAGCGCAGCGACTTGTCGAACCAGCCCGGAATCACATGGGGATAGAAGTGTGGATAGAGCACCAATCCCTCTCCCGGCCCGAAGTGCAGGTTCGGGTGGTAGTCCACGATGCCCCCATCCCGGTACGTCCCCGCGAGCGCGCCCGGAATGTGCACCCCGCTCATCAGCCCGGGGATGGAGCCGGAGGCCAGAAGCGCCGCCCGCAGGTTCTCCCGCGTCAGCGGCTGGTGCACCGTGGGCAAGTCCTTCAGGCCCGCGAACGGGCTGCTGTCCCCGGCGGTGTGGAAGATGGCGCGCTTCATCTGGAGCGAGAGCGTGCGCCGGCTCACCCCGTTGGCCAGCGCCGCCAGGGCCAGGCCCGAGAAGAGCACGCCCGGGGCGTCGCTGGCCGTGGGCCCCCGGCACAGCGTCGTCATCACATGCAGCCGCGCCCAGGGGTGGCCCACAATCTCCTCCGCCCCCTGCGGCCCCAGCAGGGCCTCCAGGATGCGGGCGCTCGTTTCGGAGACGAGCGAGGGCGGCGGCCGGGGCGGATAGCGCTGCTCCAGGTACGCCGCCGCGAAGCGGTCGAGCGCCGCCACGGGCTCCTTCTGCGCCAGGCACGCCAGGCGCCAGCTCCCAATGGACGCGCCGATGAGGTGCAGCGGGCGGCTCCGGGGGGCGCGCAGGAACTCGCCGAAGAGCACCCGGTCCAGCCCAGACAGCACCAGCCACTTGGGCCCGCCCGAGGCCCCGGGCAGCACCTCCACGTCCTCGGCGCGCAGGCCGCGCTCACGCAAACGCCGCAGGGCTTCGGGACCGGCTCGCAGGGTAAGAGAAGGTGGCATACCCCGCCGACCCTATCCCGGCCGCCCGGGAAAGGGTGTTCCACCTGCACCGTCCATTCCCCGGATACTTTGAAAGAGAATGGAAAATTTAATTCTGGGGAGATCCAGAAATACCGTCTCCTTTCAATAAATCCATGAAGGCGCGGCGAAGCGCAGGGGATGACCCCCTGGCTCTCGACGGGCCTTTCCTGGAGAGCAACATGACCCCCCGTTTCCTGAAGCGGTTCCTGATGGGCGTGGCCTCGATCGCGGGCCTGGCTGTTCCGAGCATCGCCGCGGCGCACCCCACGTGCGTGTAC
This region of Stigmatella aurantiaca genomic DNA includes:
- a CDS encoding M20/M25/M40 family metallo-hydrolase, with the translated sequence MRALSLCLGLIALGCGHASGRTPSEAPRAQAEMRTLLSELIAVDTSNPPGNETAAARIAGQWLREANIEVALFEPAPGRGNLLARLKGTGNGRPLLVLAHLDTVPARREEWATDPWALTERDGFLYGRGVQDNKGMAAASVLALRRLQREGGPRSRDILLYLGADEEVGAGHGLEWMLANRPELREAEFALNEGGLTELSEDRGRVRFVALQAAERVSRNVVLKATGPGGHSSAPPVAPNPLVRLAAAVARVGALPFPARLTPAARLHIQARAPMTEGELGEALKRIAASPEAPPQEAVDTVARLDPALAAVMRTTCVPTVFHAGTRSNVIPATAEATLNCRLLPDEDVQALHARLVAAVADPSIDVEMNTRAPDSPMSPVGDNAMFRAAKAAAARVWPGVPVIPRQSTGTTESAMLRRAGIHAYGIDLFALTPEDARTAHAPNERVPVASLQPGAEFVYQLLREMTK
- a CDS encoding GreA/GreB family elongation factor, whose amino-acid sequence is MDKPYLVSQLGERLRSALQTAHRAHSGARADARSGAARAINLARGTAQRDTQARAALDALDAFHPRPLRKGERIGLGAVVEVENEEMGQTFFIAPVGAGEELTLPGGDGHMRVITPVSPFGRALMGKRPGDVVEVVIQGEPVDWTITFAA
- a CDS encoding patatin-like phospholipase family protein, producing the protein MPPSLTLRAGPEALRRLRERGLRAEDVEVLPGASGGPKWLVLSGLDRVLFGEFLRAPRSRPLHLIGASIGSWRLACLAQKEPVAALDRFAAAYLEQRYPPRPPPSLVSETSARILEALLGPQGAEEIVGHPWARLHVMTTLCRGPTASDAPGVLFSGLALAALANGVSRRTLSLQMKRAIFHTAGDSSPFAGLKDLPTVHQPLTRENLRAALLASGSIPGLMSGVHIPGALAGTYRDGGIVDYHPNLHFGPGEGLVLYPHFYPHVIPGWFDKSLRWRWSLSRHFQRALLLSPSEAFVSRLPHGKIPDREDFVRFGDAERIRHWNTVRQASEQLGEEFQELLATGRWVERVQPL
- a CDS encoding C39 family peptidase, producing the protein MRIRILCLCTTILLAACARTSRSPGNESPEEAPVARFWRSSAAAKDFDRFHRQGTVLAPDGALELDAEAPLGTTPFPAGGAPGTPPIERYRVGSAVLAEQAIAGGFDSAIPSYDALTPPGTWVRVTLAARVEGTWTKDYDFGPWALDKGTVSRRSVDGQEDSQGRVLTDTLMLKRKAEALRATVWLYSTQPGVSPRVRALSVALSDGTRMPVDAASDQTAWGTVLDVPGLSQMPYPNGGPVWCSPTSTTMLLGYWNRKLGRNDLAEPVPTAAANVYDEVYRGTGNWSFNTAYAAARGEGALHGAVVRLDAFSQVERFIAAGIPVSISIAYTPGTLTGSAAYSSDGHLIVVKGFTPQGDVVCNDPAFPSDDKVGVTYKRDELWQAWRHSAGAAYVLWPSGTALPAGSVNTVP
- a CDS encoding type I restriction enzyme HsdR N-terminal domain-containing protein; amino-acid sequence: MEANHLLELVKRFNENREYITNEETAKMALVVPFIRLLGYDPNTPKEVRLEYAAEFTQGDGKRLPDRMDFAIFDQSGAKPLMVIETKPLGTDLMAKSQQLARYIAQMAELHFGIITDGCHYLFFGDLENPNQMDSEPFFSFSLEDTKTDWSKVAKFLSKFSRESFNAETLVTDAENSRYRQAMIDRLAAALKSPAENEGFMRWLTEEVYKGKRTGAVMTRLGEVAKEAIEPALLRVMGDDFLDKLKERIQRLRETGDSPAESTQNVLKPDSAKPFDEVKGSSGEEKQRMAVETTQEELDFFALIRDICAKGGTNPEEILYRDTTAYFNISYRKPTKWFLRFFSNAKRKSVVTWVPAAEAKQLVSGFVIEDAPAALGLSRVYLENIAQIWALKALVLRSLELSKVSKEDAPGEVAALPASPLKEVAPV
- a CDS encoding dienelactone hydrolase family protein; translated protein: MAIQSQRFSYDAGGVESAAFLTWDDAVKGPLPGVLVSPTVRGPTPFEEERAGRLAALGYAAIVLDPYGIAARAAPNPDNFGLMNALLQNRALLQARLGAAADALKARKEVDSARLAAIGFCFGGLCALDLARTRTDILGAAPFHGVFTPSPVPTLDRITAKVLALHGWEDPLAKPEDVRALADELTAKGCDWQIHAYGQTTHAFTNPQANDRQKGMSYRAEADRRSWVSLQNFLEELFR